Proteins found in one Paenibacillus wynnii genomic segment:
- a CDS encoding DUF2264 domain-containing protein: MSNQRGTITTNPLITKADLQEACRQLINPLKPYYSEGRARLRLGRTGVHYGPSIAEMEGFSRVLWGIVPLVAGGGEDEHWDWCLEGIRNGTNPEHTEYWGEVADYDQRLVEMAAFGYGLSLIPERIWGPLNEAERSNLYQWLNQINSHPCYDCNWLFFNILVNMGFRKAGLDYDAEQLERNLRRIDDFYLFEGWYSDGVGGHIDYYVPFALHYYGLLYARLMGDEDPVRAQLFKERAGRFAVEFLQWFARDGSALPYGRSLAYRFSQSAFWGALAYAEVDVLSPGVLKGLILRNLRWWFQQGIFDAEGVLTIGYTYPNLVMAENYNSPGSPYWAMKAFLPLALPDDHLFWQSEELPLPEQAELSVQKPAHLVICRQNETGHVTAFNSGHLTTNEHTHTSAKYEKFAYSTAFGFSVPRSEWGLAQGAFDSMLALSEAGDNLFRVRRQNEVSQIEDNVLFAKWKPWSDVEVQTWVVAGLPWHIRIHRVQTARSLEAAEGGFALSIEPDLREIKPENGPGITALCSLGGSGILNLAGYNEAQLIRPHTNTNILQPRTVIPTLLASLSPGTHWLVAAIYGEPGQAAGTNLLDQPNERLNVEVCDHEITIRTQNGKVLNLTLDSKLVSK; encoded by the coding sequence ATGAGTAACCAAAGGGGAACAATCACAACGAATCCGCTAATTACCAAGGCCGATTTACAGGAAGCTTGTCGGCAGCTTATAAATCCTCTGAAACCCTATTACAGCGAGGGTCGTGCTCGTTTGAGACTGGGAAGAACAGGTGTTCATTATGGTCCCTCCATTGCAGAGATGGAAGGCTTCTCTCGGGTTCTATGGGGAATCGTCCCTTTAGTGGCAGGAGGGGGAGAAGATGAGCACTGGGACTGGTGTTTGGAAGGCATACGTAACGGAACCAACCCCGAGCATACAGAGTATTGGGGAGAGGTTGCGGATTATGATCAGCGTCTAGTTGAAATGGCGGCGTTTGGTTACGGCTTGTCCTTGATTCCAGAACGGATTTGGGGGCCGCTGAATGAAGCGGAGCGTTCCAATCTCTATCAATGGCTGAATCAAATCAATTCGCATCCATGTTATGACTGCAATTGGCTCTTTTTTAATATATTGGTCAACATGGGGTTCCGCAAAGCTGGTCTTGACTATGATGCCGAGCAGCTGGAGCGCAATCTGCGGAGGATCGATGATTTTTATTTATTCGAGGGCTGGTACAGTGACGGTGTCGGCGGACATATCGATTATTATGTTCCGTTTGCTCTCCACTATTACGGTCTGTTATATGCCAGACTTATGGGAGACGAGGACCCCGTGCGGGCTCAATTGTTCAAGGAACGGGCGGGCAGGTTCGCAGTAGAGTTCCTTCAGTGGTTTGCACGGGACGGCTCCGCACTTCCCTATGGAAGAAGCCTCGCCTACCGATTTTCGCAGTCTGCCTTCTGGGGGGCGCTTGCCTACGCCGAAGTAGATGTCTTATCCCCCGGAGTTCTAAAGGGACTTATCCTTCGTAATTTAAGATGGTGGTTTCAGCAGGGGATATTTGATGCAGAAGGGGTTCTAACCATAGGGTATACCTATCCTAATCTAGTAATGGCCGAGAATTATAATTCACCGGGTTCTCCTTATTGGGCGATGAAGGCATTTCTTCCGTTGGCACTGCCGGATGATCATCTCTTCTGGCAGTCGGAAGAGCTGCCTCTTCCTGAACAGGCAGAATTATCTGTACAAAAGCCCGCACACCTGGTAATTTGCCGGCAAAATGAAACCGGACATGTAACAGCCTTTAACAGCGGCCATCTTACGACAAACGAACATACACACACCTCGGCCAAATATGAGAAGTTTGCGTATTCAACGGCTTTTGGCTTCAGCGTACCGCGTTCGGAATGGGGACTTGCCCAGGGAGCATTCGACTCCATGCTGGCCCTAAGCGAGGCCGGTGATAATCTATTCCGGGTGAGAAGACAGAATGAAGTATCGCAGATCGAAGACAATGTCCTCTTTGCAAAATGGAAGCCCTGGTCGGATGTAGAAGTACAAACCTGGGTCGTGGCAGGTCTCCCTTGGCATATCCGCATTCACCGAGTGCAGACAGCGAGGTCCTTGGAAGCCGCTGAGGGAGGTTTTGCCTTAAGTATTGAACCTGATCTTAGGGAGATTAAACCGGAAAATGGACCTGGAATTACCGCTCTTTGCAGTCTTGGAGGAAGCGGGATTCTCAATCTGGCTGGATATAATGAAGCTCAGCTTATCCGCCCGCATACGAACACCAACATTCTGCAGCCGCGCACTGTAATTCCAACGCTTCTAGCCTCACTCTCACCCGGAACGCATTGGCTTGTTGCTGCTATCTATGGTGAACCGGGTCAAGCCGCAGGCACAAACCTGTTGGATCAACCCAATGAGCGGTTAAACGTCGAAGTATGTGATCATGAGATCACAATTCGGACACAGAATGGGAAGGTCCTTAATCTAACCTTGGATTCAAAATTAGTCAGCAAATAA
- a CDS encoding GNAT family N-acetyltransferase, protein MFEKYTADDRVLRSEAFVKDELEHNLIHMISRFEDSLKIKSVDDQLIFTQSKGYNPWLWVSRELESDQWKLRIEDLVQHVKGTAFPGITAEPSTARLFAESFCEGRETSFHTKMILVSYHCQVLIKPENVDGNLLQANEEHSEIIAEFMAGFSEDAFGMPATPQNFLSMAEEAARSGHLYLWMVKDTPVSMAKIAHRSVSHGRINEVYTPRAYRKRGYASATVAEICEMLLRENVTPMLYADAKNPDSNKVYQSIGFVEKGKMAEIKFD, encoded by the coding sequence ATGTTTGAGAAATATACTGCTGATGATAGAGTTCTGCGTAGCGAGGCTTTCGTAAAGGATGAACTTGAACATAATCTGATCCACATGATTAGTAGGTTTGAAGATTCTCTCAAGATTAAATCCGTCGATGATCAACTGATCTTCACGCAATCAAAGGGTTATAATCCTTGGTTATGGGTTTCTAGGGAGTTAGAGTCTGATCAATGGAAGCTTCGGATAGAAGACCTTGTGCAACATGTAAAGGGCACGGCCTTTCCGGGAATAACTGCGGAACCCAGTACGGCGAGGTTATTCGCAGAATCTTTTTGCGAGGGTAGAGAAACATCCTTCCATACGAAAATGATACTGGTATCCTATCACTGTCAGGTGTTAATCAAGCCTGAGAATGTCGATGGGAATCTGCTGCAAGCGAATGAGGAGCACTCCGAAATAATTGCTGAATTTATGGCAGGATTCTCTGAGGATGCGTTTGGAATGCCGGCTACTCCGCAAAATTTCCTCTCTATGGCAGAAGAAGCAGCCCGATCCGGTCACTTATACTTATGGATGGTGAAGGATACCCCGGTCTCTATGGCAAAAATAGCCCATCGAAGTGTTAGTCATGGCCGTATTAACGAAGTATATACACCGCGAGCTTATCGTAAGCGAGGGTACGCCAGTGCAACTGTGGCTGAGATCTGTGAGATGCTGCTTCGAGAGAACGTCACTCCGATGCTTTATGCAGATGCCAAAAATCCGGATTCGAATAAGGTTTATCAGTCGATAGGTTTTGTTGAGAAGGGCAAGATGGCGGAAATTAAATTTGATTAA